From Leptotrichia wadei, one genomic window encodes:
- the purE gene encoding 5-(carboxyamino)imidazole ribonucleotide mutase, with the protein MKVAIFFGSQSDTDKMRGAANCLREFGIEFEAYVLSAHRVPEKLEEVLADVEKRGAEVIIAGAGLAAHLPGVIASKTILPVVGVPLNGALEGLDALYSIVQMPKSIPVATVGINNSYNSGMLAVQILAIKYPEIREKLVTFRKEMKAKFIADNEKKVEL; encoded by the coding sequence ATGAAAGTAGCAATATTTTTTGGAAGTCAGTCAGATACTGACAAAATGAGAGGTGCAGCAAATTGCTTGAGAGAATTTGGGATTGAGTTTGAGGCTTATGTATTGTCGGCTCACAGAGTTCCTGAAAAATTGGAAGAAGTTTTGGCTGATGTTGAAAAAAGAGGTGCAGAAGTGATTATTGCTGGAGCTGGACTTGCGGCACATTTACCTGGAGTTATTGCTTCAAAAACAATACTGCCAGTAGTTGGAGTTCCTTTAAATGGAGCACTTGAAGGATTGGACGCACTTTATTCGATTGTTCAAATGCCAAAATCTATTCCAGTAGCAACTGTTGGAATTAATAATTCATACAATTCAGGAATGTTGGCAGTACAAATTCTTGCAATAAAATATCCTGAAATTAGAGAAAAATTGGTTACATTTAGAAAAGAAATGAAAGCTAAATTTATTGCTGATAATGAGAAAAAAGTTGAATTATAA
- the purF gene encoding amidophosphoribosyltransferase — MIKSLNEECGVFGVFGHHEAARLTYYGLHSLQHRGQEAAGIVVSDGKRVNGHRGPGLVSEVFNDDRIFNRLQGNCAIGHVRYATSGSSSGRNIQPFLFQFFDGSIALAHNGNLINAKKLKRELEKHGAIFHSTSDTEVLVHLIRRSKEKDFLSQLKDALRQVKGGFSFLVQTQTELYGAVDPFEFRPLILGKTKNGAYILASETCALEIVGAEFVRNIRSGEVVIIDKDGYRIEKYTDDTSTAIAAMEYVYFARPDSDISGINVHSARKRCGRRLAQEAPVENADIIIGVPNSSLSAASGYAEESGKPYEMGLIKNQYVARTFIQPTQELREQGVRMKLSAVKGVVKDKVVVMIDDSIVRGTTSSRIVQLLKEAGAKEVHVRIASPEFKFPIFYGIDVSNSSELISANKTVEEVRDYIGADSLAFLSIDGLIDSIGLNFDAPYTGLCMECFNGDYPAGLGDYEEEFYASLTPIQKEALKELEK, encoded by the coding sequence ATGATTAAGAGCTTGAATGAAGAATGTGGAGTTTTTGGAGTTTTTGGACATCACGAAGCGGCAAGACTTACTTATTATGGATTACATAGTTTGCAACATAGAGGACAAGAAGCAGCAGGAATTGTAGTAAGTGACGGTAAGCGTGTGAATGGTCATCGTGGGCCTGGACTTGTGTCGGAAGTATTTAACGATGATAGAATTTTTAACCGTTTGCAAGGAAATTGTGCTATTGGACATGTTAGATATGCGACTTCTGGAAGCAGCAGCGGTCGTAATATTCAGCCATTTTTGTTCCAATTTTTTGACGGAAGTATTGCTTTGGCACACAACGGAAATTTGATTAATGCGAAAAAATTGAAAAGAGAATTGGAAAAACACGGTGCAATTTTTCATTCTACATCAGATACAGAAGTGTTGGTTCATTTGATTAGAAGAAGTAAAGAAAAAGATTTTTTGAGTCAATTGAAAGATGCATTAAGACAAGTAAAAGGTGGATTTTCTTTCTTAGTTCAAACTCAAACAGAATTGTACGGTGCAGTTGACCCTTTTGAATTTCGTCCTTTAATTTTAGGAAAAACAAAAAATGGAGCATATATTTTGGCGAGTGAAACTTGTGCGTTGGAAATTGTTGGAGCGGAATTTGTTAGAAATATTAGATCTGGAGAAGTTGTAATTATTGATAAAGATGGATACAGAATTGAAAAATATACTGACGATACTTCGACTGCGATTGCGGCGATGGAATATGTGTATTTTGCAAGACCTGATTCGGATATTTCAGGAATAAATGTACATTCAGCTCGTAAAAGATGCGGAAGAAGATTGGCACAAGAAGCACCAGTTGAAAATGCAGATATTATAATCGGAGTTCCAAATTCGTCATTGTCGGCAGCGAGTGGTTATGCAGAAGAAAGCGGGAAACCTTATGAAATGGGATTAATCAAAAACCAATATGTAGCGAGAACATTTATTCAGCCAACTCAAGAATTGAGAGAACAAGGTGTTAGAATGAAACTTTCTGCTGTAAAAGGTGTTGTAAAAGACAAAGTTGTAGTCATGATTGATGATTCAATAGTTCGTGGAACTACTTCAAGCCGTATTGTTCAGTTATTGAAGGAAGCTGGAGCAAAGGAAGTTCATGTAAGAATTGCATCACCAGAATTTAAGTTTCCTATTTTTTACGGAATTGATGTGTCAAATTCATCAGAATTGATTTCGGCAAATAAAACTGTTGAAGAAGTGAGAGACTACATTGGTGCAGATTCATTGGCTTTCTTGAGTATTGACGGATTAATTGATTCAATAGGACTTAATTTTGATGCACCATATACAGGACTTTGCATGGAATGTTTTAATGGAGATTATCCAGCTGGATTGGGAGATTACGAGGAAGAATTTTATGCTTCGTTGACACCAATTCAAAAAGAGGCTTTGAAAGAATTGGAAAAATAA
- the purM gene encoding phosphoribosylformylglycinamidine cyclo-ligase gives MSISYKDSGVDKEEGYRSVEKIKERVKATYNKNVMNELGSFGALYKLGEYKKPILVSGTDGVGTKLKVAFETNKYDTVGIDCVAMCVNDILCHGAQPLFFLDYLACGKLDSNVSSEIIKGVVEGCLQGDSALVGGETAEMPGFYADGEYDIAGFAVGVVEEEKMVNGSKVQEGDVIVAIPSSGAHSNGFSLLRKLFTDFNEEFNGKTIGEHLLTPTKIYVKPIQKVMEKVQVNGMAHITGGGLIENVPRTIPDGLCANIEKAKVKVHPLFKHETFSRVPEEEMWGTFNMGVGFVVIVNKNDAQTVIDILAENGEEAYELGTIVKGDEKINLY, from the coding sequence ATGTCAATTTCTTATAAAGATTCAGGAGTAGATAAAGAAGAAGGATACAGAAGTGTCGAGAAAATAAAAGAAAGAGTAAAAGCAACTTACAACAAAAATGTTATGAATGAATTAGGAAGTTTTGGAGCTTTATACAAATTAGGAGAATACAAAAAACCAATTTTAGTATCTGGAACTGATGGAGTTGGAACAAAATTAAAAGTTGCATTTGAAACAAATAAATATGACACAGTTGGAATTGACTGTGTTGCAATGTGTGTAAATGATATTTTGTGTCACGGAGCACAACCATTATTTTTCTTAGATTACCTAGCTTGTGGAAAATTGGACTCAAATGTTTCTTCTGAAATAATTAAAGGTGTTGTAGAAGGTTGTCTTCAAGGAGATTCAGCTTTAGTAGGTGGAGAAACTGCTGAAATGCCTGGGTTTTATGCAGATGGAGAATATGACATTGCAGGATTTGCAGTTGGTGTAGTTGAAGAAGAAAAAATGGTTAATGGAAGTAAAGTTCAAGAAGGAGATGTAATTGTTGCAATTCCTTCAAGTGGAGCTCACAGTAACGGGTTTTCATTGTTAAGAAAATTATTCACTGATTTTAACGAAGAATTCAACGGAAAAACAATTGGAGAACATTTATTGACACCAACAAAAATTTATGTAAAACCAATTCAAAAAGTTATGGAAAAAGTGCAAGTGAACGGAATGGCTCACATAACTGGTGGAGGACTTATCGAAAATGTTCCAAGAACTATACCAGATGGACTTTGTGCAAACATCGAAAAAGCGAAAGTAAAAGTTCATCCATTATTCAAACACGAAACATTCTCAAGAGTTCCAGAAGAAGAAATGTGGGGAACATTCAACATGGGAGTTGGATTTGTTGTTATTGTAAATAAAAATGATGCTCAAACAGTTATTGATATTTTAGCTGAAAATGGAGAAGAAGCCTATGAATTAGGAACTATTGTTAAAGGTGATGAAAAAATTAATTTATATTAA
- the malQ gene encoding 4-alpha-glucanotransferase: protein MKMFERSSGILLHPTSLPGKYGIGTLGKEAFAFVDFLKKSNQKLWQIFPLGPTGYGDSPYQSFSTFAGNPYLIDFDLLVEENLLSQSDLEGISFGENPENVDYGAIYNQKYPLLRKAYENYKNTKENKEREELKYLFEEFKAHNQSWLNDFAMYISLKNHFNGLPWNEWPEDIKSRQPEAMEKYYETVKEEVEYQKFIQFLFFKQWNAVKKYANENGVKIIGDIPIFVAADSSDAWANPEIFLFDEERKPVKVAGVPPDYFSATGQLWGNPLYNWDKLKELNYKWWIDRVKANLSTCDIIRIDHFRGFDEYWAVPYGDKTAENGTWCPGPRMDLFDAIKNELGELPIIAEDLGTMTQGVIDLREATGFPGMKILGFAFDSKEENDYLPHTYTKNCVVYTGTHDNDTLIGWFTKANENDKQFARDYLNSRSDDEIHWDAIRGAWSSVASMAIVPIQDFLGLGSEARINTPGLASGNWQWRLKEGVLTDELAERIAKLTKVYSR, encoded by the coding sequence ATAAAAATGTTCGAAAGAAGTTCAGGTATTTTATTACATCCTACTTCACTTCCAGGGAAATATGGAATTGGAACTTTAGGAAAAGAAGCTTTTGCATTCGTAGATTTTTTGAAAAAATCTAATCAAAAATTATGGCAAATATTCCCGTTAGGGCCAACAGGATATGGTGACTCTCCATACCAATCATTCTCTACTTTTGCTGGTAATCCATATCTTATTGATTTTGATTTGCTAGTTGAAGAAAATTTATTGTCACAATCTGACTTAGAAGGAATTTCATTTGGAGAAAATCCTGAAAATGTTGATTATGGTGCTATTTACAATCAAAAATATCCTTTATTGAGAAAAGCATACGAAAATTACAAAAACACTAAAGAAAATAAAGAAAGAGAAGAACTAAAATATTTATTTGAAGAATTTAAAGCTCATAACCAAAGCTGGTTAAATGATTTTGCAATGTACATCTCTTTAAAAAATCATTTTAATGGATTGCCTTGGAATGAATGGCCAGAAGATATTAAATCTAGACAGCCTGAAGCAATGGAAAAATATTATGAAACAGTTAAAGAAGAAGTTGAATATCAAAAATTTATTCAATTTTTATTCTTCAAACAATGGAATGCTGTAAAAAAATATGCTAATGAAAATGGTGTAAAAATAATTGGAGATATCCCTATTTTCGTAGCTGCTGATAGCTCTGACGCATGGGCAAATCCAGAAATTTTCCTATTTGATGAAGAAAGAAAACCAGTTAAAGTTGCAGGAGTTCCGCCTGATTATTTCAGTGCTACTGGACAACTTTGGGGAAATCCATTATACAACTGGGATAAATTAAAAGAATTAAACTACAAATGGTGGATTGACAGAGTTAAAGCCAACCTTTCCACTTGTGACATCATAAGAATTGACCACTTTAGAGGATTTGATGAATACTGGGCTGTTCCTTATGGAGATAAAACAGCTGAAAATGGTACTTGGTGTCCAGGACCTAGAATGGACTTATTTGACGCCATTAAAAATGAACTTGGAGAATTACCTATAATTGCTGAAGATTTAGGAACAATGACGCAAGGTGTTATTGATTTGAGAGAAGCAACTGGATTCCCTGGAATGAAAATTTTAGGATTTGCATTTGATTCTAAAGAAGAAAACGACTACTTGCCTCATACTTACACAAAAAACTGTGTAGTTTATACAGGAACTCACGATAATGACACATTAATCGGATGGTTCACAAAAGCCAATGAAAACGATAAGCAATTTGCAAGAGACTATTTAAACTCAAGATCTGATGATGAAATTCATTGGGATGCAATAAGAGGTGCATGGAGCTCTGTCGCAAGCATGGCAATCGTTCCAATCCAAGATTTCTTAGGATTAGGAAGTGAAGCTAGAATCAATACTCCTGGACTTGCTAGCGGAAACTGGCAATGGAGATTAAAAGAAGGCGTATTAACTGATGAACTAGCAGAAAGAATCGCTAAATTAACAAAAGTTTACTCAAGATAG
- a CDS encoding alpha-glucoside-specific PTS transporter subunit IIBC: MMKKIQRFGGAMMAPVLLFAFTGIVVGIASLFTNPQVMGSIANEGTNWYKFWFVISEGGWTVFRQMPLLFAIGLPISLANKTNARACLEAFALYTTYNYFVAAMLAQWSFFGVDMSKEAGGTSGLAVIAGVKTLDTNLFGAIIISAIVVYLHNKYFDKKLPDFLGVFQGTVFVYIIGFLVMIPCAFITALCWPKVQIGINNLQQLLKVSGPIGVWIYTFLERALIPTGLHHFVYTPFIFGPAAVPGGIQTYWVQHISQFAQSTRPLKEMFPQGGFALHGNSKIFGSVGIALAMYSTAKPENKRKVAGLLLPVLLTAIVSGITEPLEFTFLFIAPVLFGLHAVLAATMSTLMYMFGVVGNFGGGFLDFMFLNWIPMFKNHSGTVITQIVIGLIFTCIYFVLFRFLILKMDLKTPGREDEDEEMKLYTKADYRAKHGEGGAQGAAAVAGGDEYAQKGAIILEALGGRENIEELNNCATRLRVSVKDASKLLPDAAFKAAGAHGVVRKGTAIQVIIGLSVPQVRERIEEMMKKG, translated from the coding sequence ATGATGAAAAAAATTCAGCGATTTGGTGGAGCAATGATGGCGCCAGTTCTATTATTTGCATTCACAGGGATAGTCGTAGGAATAGCATCACTATTTACGAATCCACAAGTAATGGGTTCAATTGCAAATGAAGGGACAAACTGGTATAAATTCTGGTTTGTGATAAGTGAAGGTGGTTGGACAGTATTTAGACAAATGCCGTTATTGTTCGCAATCGGATTGCCAATCAGCCTTGCGAATAAAACAAATGCAAGAGCATGTTTGGAAGCGTTTGCTTTATATACAACTTATAATTATTTTGTAGCTGCAATGCTTGCACAATGGAGTTTCTTTGGTGTTGACATGAGTAAAGAAGCTGGAGGAACAAGTGGACTTGCAGTAATTGCTGGAGTAAAAACACTAGATACAAACTTATTTGGTGCAATTATAATTTCTGCAATAGTAGTTTATTTACATAATAAATATTTTGATAAAAAGTTACCAGACTTTTTAGGAGTATTTCAAGGAACAGTATTTGTTTATATTATTGGTTTCTTAGTAATGATTCCATGTGCTTTCATAACTGCACTTTGCTGGCCAAAAGTTCAAATTGGAATTAACAACTTGCAACAATTATTAAAAGTTTCAGGACCAATTGGAGTATGGATTTATACGTTCCTTGAAAGAGCATTGATTCCAACAGGATTACACCACTTTGTATATACACCATTTATATTTGGACCAGCAGCAGTTCCAGGTGGAATTCAAACTTACTGGGTTCAACATATAAGTCAATTTGCTCAATCTACAAGACCTTTAAAAGAAATGTTCCCACAAGGTGGATTTGCATTACACGGTAACTCAAAAATCTTTGGTTCAGTAGGTATCGCACTTGCAATGTATTCAACAGCTAAACCTGAAAACAAGAGAAAAGTAGCAGGATTGTTATTACCAGTTTTATTAACTGCAATAGTTTCAGGAATTACAGAACCACTTGAATTTACATTCTTATTTATAGCACCAGTATTATTTGGATTACACGCAGTATTAGCTGCAACAATGTCAACATTGATGTATATGTTCGGAGTTGTAGGAAACTTTGGTGGAGGATTCTTAGACTTTATGTTCTTAAACTGGATTCCAATGTTTAAAAACCACAGTGGAACAGTAATTACTCAAATTGTAATTGGATTAATCTTCACATGTATTTACTTCGTATTATTCAGATTCTTAATTTTAAAAATGGATTTAAAAACTCCAGGTAGAGAAGATGAAGATGAAGAAATGAAACTTTATACAAAAGCTGATTATAGAGCTAAACACGGTGAAGGTGGAGCACAAGGTGCAGCAGCTGTAGCTGGTGGAGATGAATATGCTCAAAAAGGTGCAATCATTCTTGAAGCATTAGGTGGAAGAGAAAATATTGAAGAACTTAATAACTGTGCAACTAGACTTAGAGTAAGTGTAAAAGATGCAAGTAAATTATTACCAGATGCAGCATTTAAAGCAGCAGGAGCTCATGGTGTAGTTAGAAAAGGAACAGCTATTCAAGTAATCATTGGATTGTCAGTACCTCAAGTAAGAGAAAGAATTGAAGAAATGATGAAAAAAGGGTAA
- a CDS encoding YciI family protein, with the protein MYIVSLNYVKAVSEVEKYLEEHIKFLEKYYEMGKFICSGRKNPRTGGVILLNAENLEEVKKIISEDPFNINGIAEYEITEFFPTKYAEDFANFVK; encoded by the coding sequence ATGTATATAGTAAGTTTAAATTATGTAAAAGCAGTAAGTGAAGTTGAAAAATATTTAGAAGAACATATAAAATTTTTGGAAAAATATTATGAAATGGGAAAATTTATTTGTTCAGGAAGAAAAAATCCTAGAACAGGTGGTGTAATTTTGCTAAATGCAGAAAACTTGGAAGAAGTTAAGAAAATAATTTCAGAAGATCCGTTTAATATAAATGGAATTGCAGAATATGAAATTACAGAATTTTTTCCTACAAAATATGCAGAAGATTTCGCAAACTTTGTAAAATAA
- the purN gene encoding phosphoribosylglycinamide formyltransferase codes for MSNKNKKRIAVLVSGGGSNLQSIIDNIEQGNLNCEISYVIADRECYGLERAEKHGIKNVLLDRKVLKEKLSDEISSVLENDDEKTDYIVLAGYLSILSPEFIKKWSRKIINIHPSLLPKFGGKGMYGMNVHRAVIEEKETESGCTIHFVDTGVDTGEIILQMKVPVLSDDTPEILQKRVLEKEHVLLIEGIKKLLGK; via the coding sequence ATGTCTAATAAAAATAAAAAAAGAATAGCAGTTTTAGTTTCTGGTGGAGGGTCGAACTTACAGTCAATTATTGACAACATTGAGCAAGGAAACTTAAATTGTGAAATTTCTTATGTAATTGCAGATAGAGAGTGTTATGGATTGGAAAGAGCAGAAAAACATGGCATAAAAAATGTTTTGCTTGACAGAAAAGTATTAAAAGAAAAATTGTCTGATGAAATTAGCAGTGTTCTTGAAAACGATGACGAAAAAACAGATTATATCGTATTAGCAGGATATTTGTCGATTTTATCGCCAGAATTTATAAAAAAATGGTCAAGAAAAATTATAAATATCCATCCATCATTGCTTCCAAAATTTGGTGGAAAAGGAATGTATGGAATGAATGTTCACAGAGCAGTTATCGAAGAAAAAGAAACTGAAAGTGGTTGCACAATTCATTTTGTTGACACAGGAGTTGATACGGGAGAAATAATTTTACAGATGAAAGTTCCTGTGCTTAGTGATGATACACCTGAAATCTTGCAGAAGAGGGTGCTTGAGAAGGAGCATGTTTTGCTGATTGAAGGAATTAAGAAGTTATTAGGAAAATAA
- a CDS encoding endonuclease/exonuclease/phosphatase family protein — protein sequence MKILTINVHAWLEKNQMEKIDILAKAIAEKQYDVIAMQEVNQLMNNPVIFDDIRQENYGWVLLEKLQEYTDTDYYYHWSNSHIGYGKYNEGVAIITRHKIKEEDEFYCTFAQSVRTISSRRIVSITIDYNGQEIEFYSCHMNLPNCETEDMGKSIQNILTRTKNDNLKILMGDFNTDAIGSSEDYKNIISQGLFDTYTLAEKKDSGITVDKSIDGWANDKSQKRIDYIFSNKEIKVKESKVIFNNENKKIVSDHFGVEVEIEL from the coding sequence ATGAAAATATTGACAATAAATGTACATGCGTGGTTAGAAAAAAACCAAATGGAAAAAATCGACATTTTAGCAAAGGCTATTGCTGAAAAGCAGTATGATGTGATAGCAATGCAGGAAGTGAATCAGCTTATGAATAATCCTGTAATTTTTGATGACATAAGACAGGAAAATTATGGATGGGTTCTTCTGGAAAAATTACAAGAATATACAGATACAGATTATTATTATCATTGGAGTAATTCACATATTGGATATGGAAAATACAATGAAGGAGTTGCAATAATTACAAGACATAAAATAAAAGAAGAAGATGAGTTTTACTGCACTTTTGCTCAATCGGTAAGAACAATTTCTTCAAGAAGAATTGTAAGTATAACAATTGACTATAATGGACAGGAAATTGAATTTTACAGCTGCCACATGAATCTTCCAAACTGTGAAACTGAAGATATGGGAAAAAGTATTCAAAATATCTTAACAAGAACTAAAAATGATAATTTAAAAATATTAATGGGTGACTTTAATACAGATGCCATTGGAAGTTCTGAAGATTATAAAAATATCATATCTCAAGGATTGTTTGACACATATACTTTAGCTGAGAAAAAAGATAGTGGAATAACAGTTGATAAGAGTATTGATGGATGGGCTAATGATAAATCTCAAAAAAGAATTGACTACATATTTAGTAACAAGGAAATAAAAGTAAAAGAAAGTAAAGTTATTTTTAATAATGAAAATAAAAAAATTGTTTCAGATCATTTTGGAGTAGAAGTAGAAATAGAACTTTAA
- the purC gene encoding phosphoribosylaminoimidazolesuccinocarboxamide synthase — protein sequence MEKREQIYEGKAKSIFATDNADEIIMYFKDDATAFNGVKKDQLEDKGILNNKISTLLYGYLIKHGVKTHWIKTLNEREQLCKKVEIVPLEVIIRNRATGSFVKRYAAEEGKIFKRPTFELSYKNDDLGDPLLNDDHALALELLTEEELAEIKKQTFLINDLLSALFDKMNLILVDYKIEFGRDKDGNILLADEISPDSMRLWDKDTLKKLDKDRFRQDLGDVMGAYREVLRRMEEVLK from the coding sequence ATGGAAAAAAGAGAACAAATTTATGAAGGAAAAGCAAAATCAATTTTTGCAACAGATAATGCGGATGAAATAATTATGTATTTTAAAGATGATGCGACTGCATTTAATGGAGTAAAAAAAGATCAATTGGAAGATAAAGGAATTTTGAATAATAAAATTTCTACATTACTTTATGGATATTTGATTAAACACGGTGTAAAAACTCACTGGATTAAAACTTTGAATGAAAGAGAACAACTTTGTAAAAAAGTGGAAATTGTGCCTTTGGAAGTAATTATTAGAAATAGAGCAACTGGAAGTTTTGTAAAAAGATATGCGGCTGAAGAAGGAAAAATCTTTAAAAGACCTACATTTGAATTGTCTTACAAAAATGATGATTTAGGAGATCCATTATTGAATGATGATCACGCTTTGGCATTGGAATTGCTTACTGAAGAAGAATTGGCTGAAATTAAAAAACAAACTTTCTTGATTAATGATTTGTTGTCTGCATTATTTGATAAAATGAACTTGATTTTAGTAGATTATAAAATTGAGTTTGGAAGAGATAAAGATGGAAATATTTTACTTGCAGATGAAATTAGTCCAGATTCAATGAGACTTTGGGATAAAGATACACTTAAAAAATTGGATAAAGATAGATTTAGACAAGATTTAGGAGACGTAATGGGTGCTTATCGTGAAGTTCTTCGTCGTATGGAAGAAGTTTTAAAATAA